A stretch of Mycobacterium sp. ITM-2016-00316 DNA encodes these proteins:
- a CDS encoding cytochrome c biogenesis protein ResB produces the protein MRALQRTWALIRNTWRTLTSMGTALVLLFLLALGAIPGALLPQRSLNAAKVDEYLVEHPTIGPWLDRVQGFDVFSSFWFTAIYVLLFISLVGCLTPRLAEHIKSLRAVPVPAPRNLSRLPKHHEAEVSGEPAQLAAAIDDRLKGWRRTPRVDDGVTEISAEKGYLREFGNIVFHFSLLGLLVAIAAGKLFGYEGNVIVIADGGPGFCSASPAAFDSFRAGNTVDGTSLYPICVKVNDFDADYLPSGQAVTFAANIEYQAGADLESNTWKDYRLEVNHPLRVGGDRVYLQGHGYAPTFTVIFPDGQTRTSTVQWRPDDPLTLLSSGVIRVDPPAGTYPDPDERREQQIAIQGLFAPTEFLQGTLLSSSFPAMNKPAVAIDIYRGDAGLDTGRPQSIFDLDPRLIGQGRLNKEARVNLNVGEEKRLEDGTTIRFDGAVPFINLQVSHDPAQIWVLVFSLTMMAGLVVSLVVRRRRIWVRMTPAPAGTVSVELGGLARTDNSGWGDEFERLTDRLLSDGGKHS, from the coding sequence TACCGCGCTGGTGCTGTTGTTTCTGCTCGCGCTGGGCGCCATCCCGGGAGCGCTGCTGCCCCAGCGCAGCCTCAACGCCGCCAAGGTCGACGAGTATCTGGTCGAACACCCGACCATCGGGCCCTGGCTGGACCGGGTGCAGGGCTTCGACGTCTTCTCCAGCTTCTGGTTCACCGCCATATACGTATTGCTGTTCATCTCCCTGGTCGGGTGCCTGACCCCGCGCCTGGCCGAGCACATCAAGAGCCTGCGCGCGGTGCCGGTTCCTGCGCCGCGCAACCTGTCCCGGCTGCCCAAGCACCACGAAGCCGAGGTATCCGGGGAGCCCGCGCAGTTGGCTGCCGCCATCGACGACCGGCTCAAGGGCTGGCGGCGCACCCCCCGCGTCGACGACGGCGTCACCGAGATCTCGGCGGAGAAGGGCTACCTGCGCGAGTTCGGCAATATCGTCTTCCACTTCTCGCTGCTCGGTCTGCTGGTCGCCATCGCCGCCGGCAAGCTCTTCGGCTACGAGGGCAACGTCATCGTCATCGCCGACGGCGGCCCCGGGTTCTGTTCGGCCTCGCCGGCCGCCTTCGACTCGTTCCGGGCCGGCAACACCGTCGACGGCACCTCGCTGTACCCGATCTGCGTGAAGGTCAACGATTTCGACGCCGACTACCTGCCCAGCGGGCAGGCCGTCACCTTCGCCGCCAACATCGAATATCAGGCCGGCGCGGATCTGGAGAGCAACACCTGGAAGGACTACCGACTCGAGGTCAACCACCCGCTGCGCGTCGGTGGGGATCGGGTGTACCTGCAGGGCCATGGGTACGCACCGACGTTCACCGTGATCTTCCCCGACGGCCAGACCCGCACCAGTACGGTGCAGTGGCGCCCCGATGATCCGCTGACCCTGCTGTCCTCCGGGGTCATCCGGGTGGACCCGCCGGCGGGCACCTATCCCGATCCCGATGAGCGCCGCGAACAACAGATCGCCATCCAGGGTCTGTTCGCCCCGACCGAATTCCTGCAGGGCACCCTGCTCTCGTCCAGCTTCCCGGCAATGAACAAGCCCGCGGTGGCCATCGACATCTACCGCGGCGACGCCGGCCTGGACACCGGGCGCCCGCAGTCCATCTTCGACCTGGATCCCCGGCTGATCGGGCAGGGCCGCCTCAACAAGGAGGCCCGGGTCAATCTCAACGTCGGCGAGGAGAAGCGCCTCGAGGACGGCACCACCATCCGTTTCGACGGGGCCGTCCCGTTCATCAACCTGCAGGTGTCCCACGATCCCGCCCAGATCTGGGTGCTGGTGTTCTCGCTGACCATGATGGCCGGTCTGGTGGTGTCGCTGGTGGTGCGCCGCCGCCGCATCTGGGTTCGGATGACCCCCGCACCTGCGGGTACCGTGAGCGTCGAGCTTGGCGGACTGGCCCGTACCGACAACTCCGGGTGGGGCGACGAGTTCGAGCGGCTGACGGACCGCCTGCTCAGTGACGGAGGTAAGCATTCATGA
- the ccsB gene encoding c-type cytochrome biogenesis protein CcsB: MNSTDIDIELARYSDWAFTSSVVVLVLALLMLAVELAYSRGRKVEARELVGAAVGADSATPGIVTDAPARTADERIGRAGVALTYVGIALLAACIVLRGLATSRVPWGNMYEFINLTCFSGLVAAAVVLRRPQYRGLWVFVLPPVLVLLTVSGKWLYTHAAPVMPALQSYWLPIHVSVVSLGSGVFLVGGVASVLFLLKMSPLAQRDNGFGRMLQRLPDAQLLDRIAYRTTIFAFPVFGFGVIFGAIWAEEAWGRYWGWDPKETVSFIAWVVYAAYLHARSTAGWRDKKAAWINVVGFIAMIFNLFFINLVTVGLHSYAGV, encoded by the coding sequence ATGAACAGCACCGACATCGATATCGAGCTGGCCAGGTACTCGGACTGGGCCTTCACCTCGTCGGTGGTGGTCCTGGTGCTCGCGCTGCTGATGCTGGCCGTCGAACTGGCCTATTCGCGCGGCCGCAAGGTCGAGGCCCGTGAACTGGTCGGGGCTGCGGTGGGCGCCGACAGCGCCACTCCCGGCATCGTCACCGATGCCCCGGCCCGCACCGCCGACGAGCGCATCGGACGCGCGGGTGTCGCGCTGACCTATGTCGGCATCGCCCTGCTGGCGGCGTGCATCGTGCTGCGGGGCCTGGCGACCTCGCGGGTGCCGTGGGGCAACATGTACGAGTTCATCAACCTGACCTGCTTCTCCGGTCTGGTGGCCGCCGCCGTGGTGTTGCGCCGACCGCAGTATCGCGGGCTGTGGGTCTTCGTGCTGCCACCGGTGCTGGTCCTGCTGACCGTGTCGGGCAAGTGGCTCTACACCCACGCGGCGCCGGTGATGCCCGCGCTGCAGTCCTACTGGCTGCCGATCCACGTCTCGGTGGTCAGCCTCGGCTCGGGAGTCTTCCTGGTCGGCGGTGTGGCCAGCGTGCTGTTCCTGCTGAAGATGTCCCCGCTTGCCCAGCGGGACAACGGTTTCGGTCGGATGCTGCAACGCCTGCCCGATGCCCAGCTGCTGGACCGCATCGCCTACCGCACCACCATCTTCGCCTTTCCGGTGTTCGGCTTCGGTGTCATCTTCGGTGCCATCTGGGCCGAGGAGGCCTGGGGCCGTTACTGGGGCTGGGATCCCAAGGAGACGGTCTCGTTCATCGCGTGGGTGGTGTACGCCGCCTACCTGCACGCCCGCTCCACCGCCGGCTGGCGCGACAAGAAGGCCGCCTGGATCAACGTCGTCGGATTCATCGCGATGATCTTCAACCTGTTCTTCATCAACCTGGTCACGGTGGGTCTGCACTCGTACGCGGGGGTCTGA